Proteins from a single region of Novosphingobium sp. CECT 9465:
- a CDS encoding cellulose biosynthesis protein BcsC, which yields MKLVLKGGLMAGLLAGAAMPGIAVAQVAGVKELVTQATYWRSKGRNDLADKALRRAQALDPSNAEVKRALSGPAPKAVGKPAAKSAPKAAQVAPKPAPAAARQTAAARPAAKPAAADTVGQTRVAAFDALDSGDLTTAAKRFERALAANRNDGDALGGLGIVRLRQERFAEARDLLERASRQAGAQRWAEALASARYFGGIADAREALARGFTDKAQAIAEDVVRSGFKTPQPGLELLADIYERQGRYADAADLFRQASESASGDADDMRLLSRAARGRAMAAIARGDDFGAEQEFHNGLLIDRDDPWIRYEFARFMISKGRRAEAESLLASLTQSSDPEALYGAALVHLELGNLVQAGALVDRIPEGQRTPAMRNFAIGVKTESAIARAKALAETGQKAAAVAALRQIGSMPSLPAARRAQVAGALLDLGDTVTAASFARSALDGDIADLGGYDAVVRVLARTGRDDLARQALQKASALGGGSLESQQALGRMNAGLAVAQADRLRLAGQNAAAFDVLQGAWGASPDSPEILMALARLYQSGGMAARGAQAFQLVLAKDSRNRDALLGLAETAQAAGDRSLSSSAADKLLAAWPEDYQVRLSLSRLAQQRGDKGEAVRLLKQARELYARQNGGTSTAVMPGGNPFATGGGAGDGNPFRAQGAAIAAPAPVNPFALGGGTRLPSAAPPQQSFAYSQPLVPGTVAQAPSGWGNTSAAIDGPAMGYGDAIPAVPGSFDTLGVQAGPVDPVLAGIQSDIAKLSEDARPRAEFQTGYRQRKGETGLSSLNELKGTAEISTGIIGGRLKARAEAVVIDAGRPAGSGLARFGKNATIEAQAIVDEERAALVEAGTQHNSGVALSLGYEDELVQLEGGTTPLGMGETKATFRAAVTPRLSEAVTTKAWVERKPVTDSVVSYAGTRDPVTGERWGQVMRTGGGAGFSFDREGSGVYGEVAYSRYTGTNVRDNRGIEANFGGYLRLLRGENSRLTGGINANYQAFDNNQNYYTFGHGGYFSPQSFLSIGFPINYALETPTLDLKANLTPGFQSFSQEEALLYPGDPALQADLDSLKALNGDVRARYDSLSRTGFAISAGGSAYYRVSPSTQVGGNVSFSSFGTYDEFRSMVGIRQSIGGTR from the coding sequence ATGAAACTTGTGCTGAAAGGCGGGCTGATGGCCGGTCTGCTTGCCGGAGCAGCCATGCCCGGCATCGCCGTGGCGCAAGTCGCGGGTGTCAAGGAACTGGTCACCCAAGCAACATACTGGCGTTCGAAAGGGCGCAACGATCTGGCAGACAAGGCGCTTCGCCGCGCACAGGCGCTGGACCCGTCGAATGCCGAGGTGAAGCGCGCCCTGTCCGGGCCAGCGCCCAAGGCGGTGGGGAAGCCCGCGGCGAAGTCTGCCCCAAAGGCAGCGCAGGTTGCACCCAAACCTGCCCCCGCAGCGGCGCGGCAGACCGCAGCAGCGCGCCCCGCAGCAAAACCCGCAGCGGCCGATACAGTTGGTCAAACCCGCGTTGCCGCTTTCGACGCGCTCGATTCCGGCGATCTGACGACCGCAGCAAAGCGGTTCGAGCGAGCGTTGGCGGCCAATCGCAACGATGGCGATGCGCTGGGCGGGCTGGGCATCGTCCGCTTGCGGCAGGAGCGTTTTGCCGAAGCGCGCGATCTGCTGGAGCGGGCATCGCGGCAGGCAGGTGCGCAACGCTGGGCCGAAGCGCTGGCCTCTGCCCGCTATTTCGGGGGCATCGCCGATGCGCGCGAGGCTCTTGCGCGGGGCTTTACCGACAAGGCGCAGGCGATTGCCGAGGATGTGGTGCGTTCCGGCTTCAAGACCCCGCAACCGGGCCTTGAACTGCTGGCGGACATTTATGAACGGCAGGGCCGCTATGCCGATGCCGCCGACCTGTTCCGGCAGGCGAGCGAAAGCGCGAGCGGCGATGCCGATGACATGCGCCTGCTCAGCCGGGCGGCGCGCGGGCGGGCTATGGCCGCGATTGCGCGCGGTGATGATTTCGGCGCCGAACAGGAGTTCCATAACGGATTGCTGATCGACCGCGACGATCCGTGGATCCGCTATGAATTCGCAAGGTTCATGATCAGCAAGGGGCGACGGGCCGAGGCGGAATCGCTGCTGGCCTCGCTGACGCAATCCAGCGATCCCGAAGCACTTTACGGCGCGGCGCTGGTCCATCTGGAACTGGGCAATCTGGTGCAGGCAGGTGCCTTGGTTGATCGGATTCCCGAAGGCCAGAGAACGCCCGCGATGCGCAACTTCGCCATTGGCGTGAAGACCGAAAGCGCTATCGCGCGGGCAAAGGCTCTTGCGGAAACGGGGCAGAAGGCCGCAGCGGTCGCGGCGCTGCGCCAGATCGGCAGCATGCCTTCACTTCCGGCGGCGCGGCGCGCACAAGTGGCCGGAGCGTTGCTCGATCTTGGTGACACGGTGACGGCGGCGAGCTTCGCGCGTTCTGCGCTCGATGGCGATATTGCCGACCTTGGCGGGTATGACGCGGTGGTGCGCGTTCTGGCCCGGACCGGGCGGGACGATCTGGCCCGACAGGCCTTGCAGAAGGCATCGGCGCTGGGCGGAGGATCATTGGAATCCCAGCAGGCACTTGGCCGGATGAATGCCGGACTGGCGGTCGCGCAGGCTGATCGCTTGCGTCTGGCCGGGCAAAATGCAGCTGCGTTCGATGTGTTGCAGGGCGCATGGGGGGCATCGCCTGACAGCCCCGAAATCCTGATGGCGCTGGCCCGCCTTTATCAAAGCGGCGGTATGGCCGCGCGTGGCGCACAGGCGTTTCAACTGGTGCTGGCCAAGGATTCCCGCAACCGCGACGCATTGCTTGGCCTTGCCGAAACCGCCCAGGCGGCGGGCGATCGTTCGCTTTCGTCCAGTGCAGCGGACAAGCTGCTGGCCGCATGGCCTGAGGATTATCAAGTCCGCCTTTCGCTGTCCCGCCTTGCGCAGCAGCGTGGCGACAAGGGTGAAGCGGTGCGGCTGCTGAAGCAGGCGCGCGAATTGTATGCGCGGCAGAATGGTGGGACGAGTACGGCAGTGATGCCGGGCGGCAATCCGTTTGCAACGGGCGGGGGCGCAGGCGATGGCAATCCCTTCCGTGCGCAGGGCGCCGCCATTGCCGCGCCGGCGCCGGTCAATCCGTTCGCACTCGGTGGCGGAACCCGGTTGCCATCCGCTGCGCCGCCACAGCAGAGCTTTGCCTATTCCCAACCGTTGGTGCCGGGAACCGTGGCGCAGGCGCCGTCTGGATGGGGTAATACGTCCGCCGCGATTGATGGTCCTGCGATGGGGTACGGCGATGCCATCCCCGCTGTTCCCGGCAGCTTCGATACGCTGGGCGTTCAGGCCGGGCCGGTCGATCCGGTCCTGGCGGGCATCCAGTCGGATATCGCGAAGTTGAGCGAGGATGCACGGCCCCGCGCCGAGTTCCAGACCGGATACCGCCAGCGCAAGGGCGAAACGGGTCTCAGTTCGCTGAACGAGCTTAAGGGTACGGCGGAAATTTCCACCGGCATAATCGGCGGGCGCCTGAAGGCGCGCGCAGAAGCGGTGGTGATCGATGCCGGGCGACCTGCGGGTTCCGGCCTTGCACGGTTCGGGAAGAATGCGACGATCGAAGCGCAGGCGATTGTCGATGAAGAGCGCGCCGCGCTGGTCGAGGCAGGCACACAGCACAATTCGGGAGTCGCGCTTTCGCTGGGGTATGAGGACGAGTTGGTGCAACTCGAAGGCGGCACCACGCCGCTGGGTATGGGGGAAACCAAGGCCACGTTCCGCGCCGCTGTAACCCCGCGCCTGTCGGAGGCGGTGACGACGAAGGCATGGGTCGAGCGCAAGCCGGTGACCGATTCGGTCGTATCCTATGCCGGAACACGAGATCCGGTAACGGGTGAGCGCTGGGGGCAGGTGATGCGCACGGGTGGCGGGGCGGGCTTTTCGTTCGACCGTGAAGGCAGCGGCGTTTACGGCGAAGTTGCCTACAGCCGCTATACCGGTACGAACGTGCGGGACAATCGCGGGATAGAGGCCAATTTCGGCGGATATCTGCGATTGCTGCGCGGCGAAAATTCGCGGCTGACCGGCGGCATCAACGCTAACTACCAGGCCTTTGACAACAACCAGAATTACTACACCTTCGGCCATGGCGGGTATTTCAGCCCGCAAAGCTTCCTCAGCATCGGCTTCCCGATCAATTATGCGCTGGAAACCCCGACGCTGGACCTGAAGGCCAATCTCACACCTGGCTTCCAGAGCTTCAGCCAGGAAGAAGCGCTGCTTTATCCCGGCGATCCCGCGCTGCAGGCCGATCTTGACAGCCTGAAGGCGCTGAACGGCGACGTGCGCGCCCGCTATGACAGCCTGAGCCGAACGGGGTTTGCCATCTCGGCGGGCGGATCTGCCTATTATCGCGTTTCTCCGTCCACGCAGGTTGGCGGAAACGTATCGTTCAGCAGTTTCGGCACATATGACGAATTCCGGTCGATGGTCGGAATACGCCAATCCATTGGGGGTACACGATGA
- the bcsD gene encoding cellulose biosynthesis protein BcsD, translating into MIQMPLRETFATMQPIGAPIMLSLMAAELADVLPAPQIGALAFALGQRAAARVPMAHVTDLNDLQQCLNRLWSDLGLGSARLSVDELAIAVEHDPGTLRPDVLDPAARPAFVEFLRGAYHACFQMLGSSDVMVTSARWNGPVIELRHGN; encoded by the coding sequence ATGATCCAGATGCCCTTGCGGGAAACCTTTGCCACGATGCAGCCCATCGGCGCCCCGATCATGCTTTCGCTGATGGCCGCGGAATTGGCCGATGTGCTTCCAGCGCCACAGATCGGCGCTCTCGCCTTTGCGCTGGGACAGCGCGCAGCAGCGCGCGTACCGATGGCCCATGTGACTGATCTTAATGATCTTCAGCAATGCCTGAATCGTCTGTGGAGTGACCTGGGCCTCGGCTCGGCGCGTCTTTCGGTGGACGAACTGGCGATCGCGGTTGAACACGATCCGGGCACGTTGCGCCCCGATGTGCTTGACCCGGCGGCGCGGCCCGCCTTTGTCGAATTTCTGCGCGGGGCCTATCACGCCTGCTTCCAGATGCTGGGCAGCAGCGATGTCATGGTCACCAGCGCCAGGTGGAACGGACCGGTGATTGAACTCCGCCATGGCAATTGA